The stretch of DNA CGCACAAAGTTTTTTTGTTTCTGGGAAGGAGACATACTGTTCAGCCTCTTCGACTTTTACCCACATGCTTTCGAGGACTTCGTCGTGTTGCAGTATTACAACACCTTCTACTTCTGCGATATAATATGTGACGGCTTTATCGAACGTTATATCATTTTTTGTGAAGGTATAATGTTCTTCAAGGGGCTCGGGTTTTACGAGTTTTACGATATCGAGTCCTGTTTCTTCGTGAAGCTCACGCTTTGCGGTATCAAGGGGTTGTTCATCTTTTTCTGGCCTTCCTTTAGGGAATCCCCAGTGTCCTTCGTAATGACGTGTTATTAGGACGTGCCATCCGTCGTCTTTTTTCTTAAGGGGTATTATTCCGTAGGAGCGTACTTTTTTCATGGC from Waddliaceae bacterium encodes:
- a CDS encoding NUDIX domain-containing protein, whose product is MKKVRSYGIIPLKKKDDGWHVLITRHYEGHWGFPKGRPEKDEQPLDTAKRELHEETGLDIVKLVKPEPLEEHYTFTKNDITFDKAVTYYIAEVEGVVILQHDEVLESMWVKVEEAEQYVSFPETKKLCAALSMFNDQCSM